One window of Trifolium pratense cultivar HEN17-A07 linkage group LG5, ARS_RC_1.1, whole genome shotgun sequence genomic DNA carries:
- the LOC123882960 gene encoding pentatricopeptide repeat-containing protein At4g13650-like produces MLSRHQPMLSFSPFSLRPFFSIFPNFYSQLPCKFNHLNFLTKPIFNNHKLLSANLSFSALHYAHSNDELPEKANERDDANASGISFLYLMEQRGVRANSQTFLWLLDDCLNSRSSFSDGLKLHGKILKMGFVDEVVLCERLMEFYLAFGDLNCAVKVFDEMPVRTLSCWNRILERLVVERLMGRIPGLFQRMIKEKVEPNEKIFSMVLRGCSGNVVPFHFVEQIHAMIVTRGFESSPFICNPLIDLYFKNGFLNSAKKVFGNLKARDSVSWVAMISGLSQNGYQEEAMLLFCQMHTSGICPTPYIFSSVLSACTKVEFFKLGKQLHGLILKQGFSSETYSVYNALVTLYSRSGNLISAVQVFNSMSQRDSVSYNSLISGLAQQGYSDRALALFKKMHLDCQKPDCVTIASLLSACASATALLSGKQFHSYAIKAGMTSDIVVEGSLLDLYVKCSDIKAAHDFFLASETENVVMWNMILVAYGQLENLDKLFEIFTQMQIEGIVPNQFTYPRILKTCTTLGALDLGEQIHTQVLKTGFQFNVYVSSVLIDMYAKHGKLDAALKIFRRLKENDVVSWTAMIAGYTLHDKFAEALNLFKEMQDQGIQSDNIGFASAISACAGIQALDQGRQIHAQSYLSGYSDDLSIGNALVSLYARCGKVREAYFAFDQIFAKDNISWNSLISGFAQSGHFEESLNIFTQMNKAGIEVNSFTFGSAISAAANVANVRLGKQIHAMIRKTGYDYETEVSNALITLYAKCGCIDDAERQFFEMPDKNEISWNAMITGYSQHGRGFEALRLFEDMKQLGLLPNHVTFVGVLSACSHVGLVDEGISYFQSMTEAHNLVPKPEHYACVVDLLGRSGLLSRARRFVEEMPIQPDAMVWRTLLSACNVHKNLDIGEFAASHLLELEPKDSATYVLLSNMYAVSGKWGCRDRTRQMMRDQGVKKEPGRSWIEVNNSVHAFFAGDQNHPRADMIYEYIRDLDFRAAEKGYVPQYNSLLSDAEIRQKDPKETIHSEKLAIAFGLLSLSSSTPIYVFKNLRVCGDCHNWIKHVSEISNRAIIVRDSYRFHHFKVGICSCKDYW; encoded by the exons ATGTTATCCCGCCACCAACCTATGCTTTctttttctccattttctctTCGTCCATTCTTCTCCATATTTCCCAATTTCTACTCTCAACTACCATGCAAATTCAACCATCTCAATTTCCTCACCAAACCCATTTTCAACAATCACAAG TTACTTTCtgcaaatttgagtttttctgCATTACACTATGCACACAGTAATGATGAACTTCCGGAGAAGGCGAATGAAAGGGATGATGCAAATGCAAGTGGAATTAGTTTCTTGTATCTCATGGAACAACGCGGTGTTCGTGCAAATTCTCAAACTTTTTTGTGGTTATTAGATGACTGTTTGAATTCCAGGTCGTCGTTTTCTGATGGTTTGAAGCTTCATGGGAAGATTCTTAAGATGGGTTTTGTTGATGAAGTGGTTTTGTGTGAACGTCTTATGGAATTTTATCTTGCATTTGGTGATTTGAATTGTGCAGTTaaggtgtttgatgaaatgcctgTTAGAACTTTGTCTTGTTGGAATAGGATTTTAGAGAGGTTGGTTGTGGAGAGGTTGATGGGTCGTATTCCGGGTTTGTTTCAGCGGATGATTAAGGAAAAGGTGGAGCCTAATGAGAAGATTTTTTCTATGGTTTTGAGGGGTTGTAGTGGTAATGTAGTTCCTTTTCACTTTGTGGAGCAAATTCATGCTATGATTGTAACTCGTGGTTTTGAAAGTAGTCCTTTTATATGTAATCCTTTGATTGAtctctattttaaaaatggTTTCCTGAATTCTGCTAAGAAGGTTTTTGGAAATTTAAAGGCGAGGGATAGTGTTTCTTGGGTGGCTATGATATCTGGCTTATCGCAAAATGGGTATCAAGAAGAAGCAATGCTTCTGTTTTGTCAGATGCACACGTCAGGAATCTGCCCCACCCCGTATATTTTTTCGAGTGTGCTAAGTGCCTGTACAAAAGTAGAGTTTTTTAAGCTTGGGAAGCAGCTCCATGGACTTATTTTGAAGCAGGGATTCTCTTCCGAAACATATTCAGTTTACAATGCACTTGTGACATTATATTCACGTTCGGGTAATTTGATATCTGCAGTGCAGGTTTTTAATTCAATGTCGCAGAGGGATAGCGTTTCCTATAACTCACTCATTTCGGGTCTAGCTCAACAAGGATATAGTGATAGAGCTTTAGCGTTGTTTAAGAAAATGCATCTTGATTGCCAAAAGCCTGACTGTGTTACGATTGCAAGTCTTTTGAGTGCCTGTGCATCAGCTACAGCTCTTCTGAGTGGAAAGCAATTCCACTCGTATGCAATAAAGGCTGGAATGACTTCAGACATCGTCGTTGAAGGTTCACTTCTTGATCTTTATGTAAAATGCTCGGATATAAAAGCCGCCCATGATTTTTTCCTTGCATCTGAAACTGAAAATGTGGTGATGTGGAATATGATACTTGTAGCTTATGGTCAGTTAGAGAATTTAgacaaattatttgaaatatttacaCAGATGCAGATTGAAGGCATTGTACCTAATCAATTCACCTATCCACGTATTTTGAAAACTTGCACTACTTTGGGAGCTCTTGATCTAGGAGAACAGATTCATACTCAAGTACTGAAAACTGGATTTCAGTTCAATGTGTATGTCTCTAGTGTGCTTATTGACATGTATGCTAAACATGGAAAACTAGATGCTGCCCTGAAAATTTTTAGAAGACTAAAAGAAAATGATGTTGTTTCGTGGACAGCTATGATTGCTGGGTATACACTACATGATAAGTTTGCTGAAGCTCTTAACCTTTTTAAAGAAATGCAAGATCAAGGGATACAATCTGATAATATAGGATTCGCAAGTGCAATAAGTGCATGCGCAGGTATCCAAGCACTTGATCAAGGACGGCAGATTCACGCACAGTCATATCTATCTGGTTATTCAGATGATCTTTCAATTGGTAATGCACTTGTTAGTCTTTATGCTAGGTGTGGGAAAGTACGAGAAGCCTACTTTGCTTTTGATCAAATATTTGCCAAAGATAATATATCATGGAACTCATTGATATCTGGTTTTGCACAAAGTGGACATTTTGAGGAATCACTGAATATATTCACTCAAATGAATAAAGCTGGAATAGAAGTTAATTCATTCACTTTTGGCTCTGCTATTAGTGCTGCTGCCAATGTTGCTAATGTTAGACTAGGGAAGCAGATTCATGCCATGATTAGAAAAACTGGCTATGATTACGAAACCGAGGTTTCTAATGCTTTGATCACTCTATATGCAAAATGTGGTTGTATTGATGATGCCGAGAGACAATTCTTTGAAATGCCtgacaaaaatgaaatttcttgGAATGCCATGATTACTGGTTATTCCCAGCACGGCCGTGGATTTGAAGCACTAAGGCTTTTTGAGGATATGAAACAGCTTGGTTTATTGCCAAACCATGTCACATTTGTGGGAGTTTTATCAGCATGTAGCCATGTCGGTTTGGTGGATGAGGGAATTAGCTACTTCCAATCAATGACTGAAGCTCATAACTTGGTGCCAAAACCTGAACATTATGCATGCGTTGTGGATCTTCTTGGACGGTCCGGTCTTTTAAGTCGTGCAAGGAGATTTGTTGAGGAAATGCCAATTCAACCAGATGCAATGGTGTGGAGGACCCTTTTAAGTGCTTGTAATGTTCATAAGAATCTTGATATTGGAGAGTTTGCTGCAAGTCATCTTCTGGAATTGGAACCAAAAGATTCAGCAACATATGTTCTGCTTTCAAATATGTATGCAGTGTCTGGGAAATGGGGTTGTAGGGATCGGACGAGGCAAATGATGAGAGATCAAGGTGTTAAGAAAGAGCCTGGCCGTAGCTGGATTGAGGTTAATAATTCAGTTCATGCTTTTTTTGCTGGTGATCAAAATCATCCACGCGCGgatatgatatatgaatatatcAGAGATCTGGATTTTCGGGCAGCTGAAAAAGGTTATGTACCACAGTACAACAGCCTTCTCAGTGATGCAGAAATACGTCAGAAGGATCCAAAAGAGACCATTCATAGTGAGAAACTGGCTATTGCTTTTGGGTTGCTCAGTTTGTCTAGCTCAACTCctatttatgtttttaaaaatcTTCGTGTTTGTGGGGATTGCCACAATTGGATTAAGCATGTCTCTGAAATATCAAATCGAGCAATCATAGTGAGAGATTCATATCGCTTTCATCATTTCAAAGTCGGTATTTGTTCGTGTAAAGATTATTGGTAA